In Daphnia pulex isolate KAP4 chromosome 7, ASM2113471v1, one genomic interval encodes:
- the LOC124197142 gene encoding uncharacterized protein LOC124197142 — MTSTMNKKQISYVVAGLVTSIALIAFCIWAGVGGFFDRFSHSQKKNETSEPVMSIKDRRGFIFSRSSDHPETVRIIASVATSKPVPITHPNVSSSSGDHLAKVQRSETMATLANEGSSQWAQRQHLTPTPKSFFDLPDSRVWGPALVQQQSRTANRNNERSDLFYQPVDESIRNWDHDSFNMSKLLNTVSRIFGVDLQEEDPHVKANENAISADRSSWVTLSYLSLSIFLLRQMDRLLKLQSEPVDPLLMEERGRSMSSALQPWTYNSLNLLFTEPSNNTDVENVVNNAAGEDSADDYLWAAHNILKASKDSNGEGLDCIWSAYCTEINSRASLEGVTGTIAKMNAVVLKMATGWLSPSTAMIKLIRAPFDWNGIDCNKIFPSCKADDAVNYLVRLATTTSGSN; from the exons atGACTTCTACTAtgaacaagaaacaaatttcctaCGTGGTGGCTGGTCTGGTTACCTCGATTGCATTGATTGCATTCTGCATCTGGGCAGGCGTCGGCGGATTTTTCGACAGGTTCAgtcattcccaaaaaaaaaat GAGACGTCGGAACCAGTGATGTCGATTAAAGATAGAAGAGGATTCATTTTCAGTCGATCGTCTGATCATCCGGAAACTGTTCGAATTATTGCCAGTGTCGCTACGTCAAAACCTGTGCCCATCACTCACCCCAatgtttcttcatcttccgGGGACCATTTGGCTAAAGTTCAGCGTTCTGAAACTATGGCGACTTTAGCCAACGAAGGATCTAGCCAGTGGGCTCAACGCCAGCATTTAACCCCGACGCCCAAATCCTTTTTCGACCTACCCGACTCCCGAGTTTGGGGCCCTGCCTTggtgcagcagcagagccGAACGGCGAATCGAAACAACGAACGCTCGGATCTTTTTTACCAGCCGGTCGATGAGTCTATCAGAAACTGGGATCACGATTCTTTCAACATGAGCAAACTACTCAACACTGTCAGCCGCATCTTTGGCGTCGACTTGCAAGAAGAAGATCCTCACGTGAAAGCCAACGAGAATGCCATTAGCGCCGATCGTTCTTCGTGGGTGACGCTGAGTTATTTGAGTCTCAGcatctttcttcttcgccaAATGGATCGACTCTTGAAATTGCAATCGGAGCCCGTCGATCCGCTCCTGATGGAAGAAAGAGGCCGAAGCATGAGCAGCGCACTACAACCCTGGACTTACAATAGTTTGAACTTGCTTTTCACCGAACCCAGTAACAACACGGACGTGGAAAATGTAGTCAACAACGCGGCCGGTGAAGATTCGGCCGATGATTACCTCTGGGCTGCTCACAATATCCTGAAAGCTTCCAAGGATTCAAATGGCGAAGGTTTAGACTGTATTTGGTCTGCTTATTGCACGGAAATCAACAGCCGGGCATCTCTGGAAG GAGTAACAGGAACAATAGCAAAGATGAACGCTGTAGTGTTGAAAATGGCGACTGGCTGGCTGAGTCCATCTACCGCTATGATCAAATTGATTCGCGCCCCTTTTGACTGGAATGGAATCGactgcaataaaatattcccAAG tTGTAAAGCGGATGATGCCGTAAATTACCTGGTCCGTCTAGCGACGACCACGTCTGGTTCCAACTAA